In one Fodinicola acaciae genomic region, the following are encoded:
- a CDS encoding toxin-antitoxin system HicB family antitoxin, producing MELKPFIDAVQRELVASAAAGGDDAQRLARQLAVPLESALRLALLGALSAAAQELTEELAPTRVDVRLRGFEPELAVTRQRADQPAPQSAPQPAPQPAPQTPYEADGPTARINFRPPGELKARIEEAASRDGLSVNAWLVRAVGATLGATGPTKDGATGRRYTGWLR from the coding sequence ATGGAGCTCAAGCCGTTCATCGACGCCGTACAACGCGAGTTGGTCGCGAGCGCGGCTGCCGGAGGCGACGACGCGCAGCGGTTGGCGCGGCAGCTTGCCGTGCCGCTGGAGTCGGCGCTCCGGCTCGCGCTGCTCGGTGCGCTCTCGGCCGCCGCCCAGGAGCTGACCGAGGAGCTCGCTCCGACCAGGGTTGACGTGCGACTTCGCGGTTTCGAGCCGGAGCTGGCGGTGACTCGGCAGCGCGCCGACCAGCCGGCGCCCCAGTCGGCTCCACAACCGGCTCCACAACCGGCTCCTCAGACGCCGTACGAGGCCGACGGTCCGACCGCGCGTATCAACTTCCGACCGCCGGGCGAGCTCAAGGCCCGCATCGAGGAGGCCGCGAGTCGCGACGGCCTCTCCGTCAACGCCTGGCTGGTACGTGCCGTTGGCGCCACACTTGGCGCCACAGGTCCGACCAAGGATGGCGCCACCGGTCGCCGTTACACCGGCTGGCTTCGCTAG
- the ribH gene encoding 6,7-dimethyl-8-ribityllumazine synthase: MSGEGRPAVEPVDATGLRLGIVSTRWNHQLTDVLLERARIAAAESGVTDIVEARVAGSIELPVVAQALARQTDAVVALGVVIRGGTPHFEYVCDAVTAGLTRVALDESTPVGNGVLTCNTVEQAEARSGLPGSTEDKGYEATIAALDSAVTLRRLSAPAHRAGFA; the protein is encoded by the coding sequence GTGAGCGGCGAGGGACGGCCGGCGGTCGAGCCGGTGGACGCCACCGGCCTGCGGCTGGGCATCGTGTCGACGCGCTGGAACCACCAGCTGACCGATGTTTTGCTGGAACGAGCGAGAATCGCCGCAGCCGAGTCCGGCGTGACGGACATCGTCGAGGCTCGCGTCGCCGGCTCGATCGAGCTGCCGGTGGTCGCGCAGGCCCTGGCGCGCCAGACCGACGCGGTCGTCGCGCTCGGAGTCGTGATCCGTGGCGGCACGCCACATTTCGAGTACGTGTGCGACGCGGTGACGGCCGGCCTGACGCGGGTGGCGCTGGACGAGAGCACGCCGGTCGGCAACGGCGTACTCACCTGCAACACCGTCGAGCAGGCCGAAGCCCGCAGCGGCCTGCCGGGATCGACCGAGGACAAGGGTTACGAGGCGACCATCGCCGCACTGGACTCCGCCGTGACCCTGCGCCGGCTGTCCGCTCCGGCACACCGCGCCGGCTTCGCCTAG
- a CDS encoding bifunctional 3,4-dihydroxy-2-butanone-4-phosphate synthase/GTP cyclohydrolase II, translating to MTPFDSIEDAIADIKAGKAVVVVDDEDRENEGDIIFAAEMATPELVGFTVRYSSGVICAPVTAEEADRLELPPMYHTNQDRKGTAYTVSVDAREGVQTGISAADRAHTLRTLAAVRTTADDLTRPGHVFPLRAKDGGVLRRAGHTEASVDLCRLAGLRPAAACCEVVKDDGSMARLPDLIEFCREHNLRLITIADLIAYRRRSEKQVERVVETRIPTKYGTFTAYGYQSTVDERDHVALVCGDISDGENVLVRVHSECLTGDAFGSLRCDCGPQLDAALAAVQAAGRGVVLYVRGHEGRGIGLIAKLRAYELQDKGADTVDANTLLGLPADARDYGIGAQILADLGVRTMLLLTNNPAKRAGLEGYGLSVVGQVPQPTHVHAENIRYLRTKRDRMGHEIFDLPETGVL from the coding sequence ATGACTCCTTTTGACAGCATCGAGGACGCCATCGCCGACATCAAGGCCGGCAAGGCCGTCGTGGTGGTCGACGATGAGGACCGCGAAAACGAGGGCGACATCATTTTCGCGGCCGAGATGGCGACGCCCGAGCTGGTCGGATTCACCGTGCGGTATTCCTCCGGCGTGATCTGCGCGCCGGTCACCGCGGAGGAGGCCGACCGTCTCGAGCTGCCGCCGATGTATCACACCAACCAGGACCGCAAGGGCACCGCCTACACGGTCTCGGTGGACGCGCGCGAAGGCGTCCAGACCGGGATTTCGGCCGCCGACCGCGCACATACGCTGCGGACGCTCGCGGCGGTGCGTACGACCGCCGACGACCTGACCCGGCCGGGTCACGTCTTTCCGTTGCGCGCCAAGGACGGCGGCGTGCTGCGGCGGGCCGGCCACACCGAGGCGTCGGTCGACCTGTGCCGGCTCGCCGGCCTGCGTCCGGCGGCGGCCTGCTGCGAGGTCGTCAAGGACGACGGCTCGATGGCGCGGCTGCCGGACCTGATCGAGTTTTGCCGGGAACACAACCTGCGGCTGATCACCATCGCCGACCTGATCGCCTACCGGCGGCGCTCGGAAAAGCAGGTGGAGCGGGTCGTCGAGACCCGGATCCCCACCAAGTACGGCACTTTCACCGCGTACGGCTATCAGTCCACAGTGGACGAACGCGACCACGTGGCACTGGTCTGCGGCGACATCAGCGACGGCGAGAACGTGCTCGTACGCGTGCATTCGGAATGCCTGACCGGTGACGCTTTTGGCTCCCTGCGGTGTGACTGCGGTCCGCAGCTCGACGCCGCGCTGGCCGCGGTGCAGGCCGCCGGGCGGGGTGTCGTGCTCTACGTCCGCGGCCACGAAGGCCGGGGGATCGGCCTGATCGCGAAGCTTCGCGCGTACGAACTGCAGGACAAGGGCGCCGACACGGTCGACGCCAACACGTTGCTCGGATTGCCGGCGGACGCACGCGACTATGGGATCGGCGCACAGATTCTCGCCGATCTCGGTGTGCGTACGATGCTGCTGCTGACCAACAATCCGGCCAAACGAGCCGGCCTGGAAGGCTATGGACTGTCGGTCGTCGGCCAGGTGCCGCAGCCGACCCACGTACACGCGGAGAACATCCGTTATCTGCGAACGAAACGCGACCGGATGGGGCACGAGATCTTCGACCTGCCGGAAACGGGGGTGCTGTGA
- a CDS encoding riboflavin synthase, which translates to MFTGIVEELGSVVSWSDLGTAGQLTLHGPTVSSDARHGDSIAVNGVCLTVIRTDGERFTVDVMAETLKRSTVGELQPGDPVNLERAVRASDRLGGHIVQGHVDDTATLLRRESDEHWDIVRFQLAADTARYLAEKGSVAVDGVSLTVSGVGADWFEVSLIPTTLGLTTLGKKEPGQRVNIEVDVIAKYVERLVSAR; encoded by the coding sequence ATGTTCACTGGAATCGTGGAAGAGCTCGGCTCCGTGGTGAGCTGGAGCGATCTGGGTACGGCCGGGCAGCTGACGCTGCACGGGCCGACCGTCTCGTCGGACGCGAGACACGGCGACTCCATCGCCGTCAACGGCGTCTGCCTGACCGTCATCCGGACCGACGGTGAGCGGTTCACCGTCGACGTGATGGCCGAAACCCTCAAGCGGTCGACCGTCGGCGAGCTGCAGCCCGGCGACCCGGTCAACCTGGAACGGGCCGTACGCGCCAGCGACCGGCTCGGTGGACACATCGTGCAGGGACACGTGGACGACACGGCCACGCTGCTGCGCCGCGAGTCCGACGAGCACTGGGACATCGTACGGTTCCAGCTCGCCGCGGACACCGCGCGCTACCTGGCCGAAAAGGGGTCGGTGGCGGTCGACGGCGTGTCGCTGACCGTCTCCGGCGTCGGCGCCGACTGGTTCGAGGTCAGCCTGATCCCGACCACCCTCGGCCTGACCACGCTCGGCAAGAAAGAGCCGGGCCAGCGGGTCAACATCGAGGTCGACGTGATCGCCAAGTACGTCGAGCGGCTGGTGAGCGCGCGATGA
- a CDS encoding alpha/beta fold hydrolase, with product MAHIRIPVADTALDINDSGDGQPVLFLNGMLAPQTDWKRTLRELGGRYRTITFDARGRGKSGPSKDYSFVGALDDVSAVVATTGIRRPILVGWSYGATLAVRHAARRPGEIAGLVLVDGGMPFPAFGNEEQARIRKLFGRMAPIMWILRLIGRTSVPARQAAEINIENCDILDRIAPDFGSIDCPITFVLGTKRHTGSTDEEVRKMRASVAPLAEKHDHVSVFATLPSSHTEIPFKNADTLAAAIDELARKESARATS from the coding sequence ATGGCTCATATCCGGATTCCGGTTGCTGACACCGCGCTGGACATCAACGACAGTGGCGATGGCCAGCCGGTCCTCTTCCTCAACGGCATGCTGGCACCGCAGACCGACTGGAAGCGCACGCTGCGTGAGCTGGGCGGTCGTTACCGTACGATCACCTTCGACGCGCGCGGCCGCGGAAAATCGGGGCCGTCAAAGGACTATTCGTTTGTCGGTGCGCTCGACGACGTCTCGGCCGTCGTGGCCACCACCGGCATCCGCCGGCCGATCCTGGTCGGCTGGTCGTACGGTGCCACGCTCGCCGTCCGCCATGCGGCGCGGCGTCCCGGCGAGATCGCCGGCCTCGTGCTTGTCGACGGCGGCATGCCTTTCCCGGCTTTCGGCAACGAGGAACAGGCTCGCATCCGCAAGCTGTTCGGCCGGATGGCGCCGATCATGTGGATCCTCCGGCTGATCGGCCGGACCAGCGTGCCGGCCAGGCAGGCCGCCGAGATCAACATCGAGAACTGCGACATCCTCGACCGGATCGCGCCGGATTTCGGCAGCATCGACTGCCCGATCACGTTCGTCCTCGGTACGAAGCGGCACACGGGCAGCACCGACGAGGAGGTGCGCAAGATGCGCGCGTCCGTCGCGCCGTTGGCCGAGAAACACGACCACGTCTCGGTGTTCGCGACGCTGCCGTCGTCGCACACCGAGATCCCGTTCAAGAACGCGGACACGCTCGCCGCCGCGATCGACGAACTTGCGCGAAAAGAGTCCGCACGGGCCACGTCCTGA
- a CDS encoding GbsR/MarR family transcriptional regulator, whose translation MDDKLRFADLIGRFYAREYAFPPMAGRLMGFLLVCDPPRQSIAELSDALRASRSAITGAVKMLEERRIVSRWREAGERVDSIEIDPSCLVRPRGFDGGLFHEMAALAREGLTHLDHDAPTQTAMLREAVEFYEFLARRIPALADEWWSQRKSRGE comes from the coding sequence ATGGATGACAAGCTCCGTTTCGCCGACCTGATCGGCCGGTTCTACGCACGTGAGTACGCGTTTCCGCCGATGGCCGGACGCCTGATGGGTTTCCTGCTGGTCTGCGATCCGCCTCGCCAGTCCATCGCCGAGTTGAGCGACGCGCTGCGAGCCAGTCGCAGTGCGATCACCGGCGCGGTGAAGATGCTGGAGGAGCGACGGATCGTCAGCCGGTGGCGCGAGGCCGGCGAGCGAGTCGACTCGATCGAGATCGACCCGAGCTGCCTGGTGCGGCCGCGAGGCTTCGACGGTGGCCTCTTCCATGAAATGGCGGCGCTTGCGCGAGAAGGCCTGACGCACCTGGACCACGACGCGCCGACGCAGACCGCGATGCTGCGCGAGGCGGTGGAATTCTACGAGTTTCTGGCCAGAAGGATCCCCGCTCTGGCCGATGAGTGGTGGTCGCAAAGAAAATCACGAGGTGAATAA
- a CDS encoding TetR/AcrR family transcriptional regulator: MPRDTLTRDQIVEAAVAVLDADGITGLNMRRLGAQLGMAATAMYWHVRSKDDLVVLAGDHAWSQIELPDLATTGWREATTVLARGAYEMVSRHFWLVPAMSTHLVYGPGKARYDDCCLAAYESAGFTVAEANQAAATVLMFVLGAAQAEGSEQALRAHARRGGGEEALRIAIARAEEVAGRYPRLTTHSTSAAGMASPFEFGLATILDGLASRSARSRPAARGE, from the coding sequence GTGCCGCGCGACACGCTGACCAGGGACCAGATCGTGGAGGCGGCGGTCGCCGTGTTGGACGCCGACGGCATCACCGGTCTGAACATGCGCCGGCTCGGCGCGCAGCTGGGCATGGCCGCGACCGCGATGTACTGGCACGTCAGGAGCAAGGACGACCTGGTCGTGCTGGCCGGCGACCACGCCTGGTCGCAGATCGAGCTGCCGGATCTGGCCACCACCGGCTGGCGCGAGGCCACGACGGTGCTCGCACGGGGTGCGTACGAGATGGTCAGCCGGCATTTCTGGCTGGTGCCGGCGATGAGCACGCACCTGGTCTACGGTCCCGGCAAGGCTCGCTATGACGACTGTTGCCTGGCCGCGTACGAGTCGGCCGGATTCACCGTGGCGGAGGCAAACCAGGCCGCCGCCACCGTGCTGATGTTCGTACTCGGAGCCGCGCAGGCCGAAGGAAGCGAGCAGGCGTTGCGCGCGCACGCGCGGCGCGGTGGCGGCGAGGAGGCCTTGCGCATCGCGATCGCGCGAGCCGAGGAGGTCGCGGGACGCTATCCGCGGCTGACCACTCACTCGACGTCGGCGGCCGGGATGGCCAGTCCGTTCGAGTTCGGCCTGGCCACGATCCTGGACGGCCTGGCTAGCCGAAGTGCGCGTTCGCGGCCGGCAGCGCGAGGAGAATGA
- a CDS encoding LysE family translocator: MDLQLLLPFVVAITLISLVPGPDMFYIVANGIAGGPRAGVVAAVGMSTGMAVHTLAAAAGLSALFIALPAAMDVLRVVGIAVLLYLAMSTLRSSFAQQELELRPEQRPLSRTYGMAVLTNVSNPKVIVFYLAFMPQFTDPHGAWPVPVQLLALGLLFITVGLGIDAGVGLAAGKLSGLLAGSLRFRRWLQRVSAAVFGALAVDLGLSRG; the protein is encoded by the coding sequence TTGGACCTGCAGCTGTTGTTGCCGTTCGTCGTCGCCATCACGCTGATCAGCCTGGTGCCGGGGCCGGACATGTTCTACATCGTCGCCAACGGCATCGCCGGCGGACCACGTGCCGGAGTCGTCGCCGCCGTCGGCATGTCGACCGGCATGGCCGTACACACGCTCGCCGCGGCCGCCGGCCTCAGCGCGTTGTTCATCGCTCTCCCCGCTGCCATGGACGTCCTGCGCGTCGTCGGCATCGCGGTGTTGCTCTATCTCGCGATGAGCACGTTGCGATCGTCGTTCGCGCAACAGGAGCTTGAGCTGCGGCCGGAGCAGCGGCCGCTGAGCCGCACGTACGGCATGGCCGTGCTCACCAACGTCAGCAACCCGAAGGTGATCGTCTTCTATCTCGCCTTCATGCCGCAGTTCACCGATCCGCACGGCGCCTGGCCCGTACCGGTGCAACTGCTGGCGCTCGGGCTGCTGTTCATCACGGTCGGACTCGGCATCGACGCCGGCGTCGGACTGGCGGCCGGCAAGCTGTCCGGCCTGCTCGCCGGCAGCCTGCGGTTCCGGCGCTGGCTGCAGCGTGTCTCCGCCGCCGTTTTCGGTGCTCTCGCGGTGGACCTCGGCCTCAGCCGCGGCTGA
- a CDS encoding FAD-dependent monooxygenase, with protein MIDVIVVGGGPTGFLLAGELKVAGAEPLVLEAATDARERRSRSFGMRGVNGRSVQTLALRGLDAPLAAAQRAMFASMTAERGTDPADVVDSLLKMLGEGRARGHFSGLPLVTEPSDLPVFLVRQHNLEQLLADWAESLGVPVWSGCEVVDVVDEGETVAAVLADGRTVRGSYLVGCDGGRSVVRKCAGIDFVGTDATMTGRTAAATVADPSALRSSVRSPGGLVNLSMVPGEIATIEFDGGPDDRHAPLTALEMQESIRRASGVPDVVVTSFDGGIRYSDNTRQATSYRRGRIFLAGDAAHVHSPIGGQGLNLGLQDAANLGWKLGLVVRGLADSSLLDTYDAERHPVGAWVLRNTRAQVALMRPGPQVDALREVVAEVLAFPDVLDHFVAMANGLEIDYAPSDPSQVGRFWPYGRHAGGVLIGASAAGYDDRIEVTAGPLPDGVTGLLVRPDGYVAWSSTTGDDQGLAEALQRWFGRPSAVAAARL; from the coding sequence ATGATCGACGTGATCGTGGTCGGCGGAGGGCCGACGGGATTTTTGTTGGCAGGTGAGCTGAAGGTGGCCGGTGCGGAGCCGCTGGTCCTGGAGGCCGCGACGGACGCGCGCGAGCGGCGGTCGCGCAGTTTCGGCATGCGCGGCGTCAACGGCCGAAGCGTACAGACGCTGGCGTTGCGCGGCTTGGACGCGCCATTGGCCGCGGCTCAGCGGGCGATGTTCGCCTCGATGACTGCCGAGCGCGGGACGGACCCGGCAGACGTGGTGGACTCGCTGCTGAAGATGCTCGGCGAGGGCCGGGCGCGCGGCCATTTCAGTGGGTTGCCGCTGGTGACCGAGCCGAGCGACCTGCCGGTCTTCCTCGTACGGCAGCACAACCTGGAGCAGCTGCTGGCCGACTGGGCGGAGTCGCTCGGCGTGCCGGTCTGGTCCGGCTGCGAGGTCGTGGACGTCGTCGACGAGGGTGAGACCGTCGCCGCTGTGCTGGCCGACGGTCGTACGGTGCGCGGCTCGTATCTGGTGGGCTGCGACGGCGGCCGGAGCGTCGTACGCAAGTGCGCCGGCATCGACTTCGTCGGCACGGACGCGACGATGACCGGTCGTACGGCCGCCGCCACCGTCGCCGATCCGTCCGCCTTGCGGTCGAGCGTACGCAGCCCGGGCGGCTTGGTGAACCTGTCGATGGTGCCAGGCGAGATCGCCACCATCGAGTTCGACGGCGGCCCGGACGACCGGCACGCTCCGCTGACCGCCCTGGAAATGCAGGAAAGCATCCGCCGCGCGTCCGGCGTACCGGATGTCGTCGTGACGAGTTTCGACGGCGGCATCAGGTATTCCGACAACACGCGCCAGGCCACGTCCTATCGCCGCGGCCGGATTTTCCTGGCCGGCGACGCGGCGCACGTCCACTCGCCGATCGGCGGCCAGGGCCTCAACCTCGGCCTGCAGGACGCCGCGAACCTCGGCTGGAAGCTCGGCCTGGTCGTCCGCGGACTGGCTGATTCTTCGTTGCTGGACACATATGACGCCGAGCGGCACCCGGTCGGTGCGTGGGTCCTGCGCAACACGCGCGCTCAGGTCGCGTTGATGCGGCCGGGGCCGCAGGTGGACGCGTTGCGCGAGGTGGTCGCCGAGGTGCTGGCTTTTCCCGACGTACTCGACCATTTCGTGGCGATGGCCAACGGGCTGGAGATCGACTACGCGCCGTCGGATCCGTCGCAGGTCGGTCGGTTCTGGCCGTACGGCCGTCACGCGGGCGGCGTGCTGATCGGCGCCTCCGCGGCCGGTTACGACGACCGGATCGAGGTCACCGCCGGGCCGCTGCCGGACGGGGTGACCGGCCTGCTCGTACGACCGGACGGCTACGTCGCGTGGTCGTCGACCACCGGCGACGACCAGGGTCTGGCGGAGGCGCTGCAGCGCTGGTTTGGCAGGCCCTCAGCAGTTGCCGCCGCTCGGCTGTAG
- a CDS encoding TetR/AcrR family transcriptional regulator, producing the protein MPRRELNREKVLDAALELAAEEGIDGLSMRKLAKRLGVEAMSLYNHVSSKSDILDGIAERVQASIERPDPAKPWPERIRETARNMYRAMKAHPVVPLALVRDEANPLSTASLLPLDDAVAALFEAGMDEVTARQSLSAMNSLVFGSLLLATGGFEREYSTQAEANQLEPYLTGLDHAKVPHFSRLLPAISAGDPEEDFEAGLDMLIAGIVKAAGSGPSNGMGNGSATSA; encoded by the coding sequence GTGCCACGACGAGAGCTCAACCGCGAGAAGGTGCTCGACGCCGCCCTGGAGCTGGCCGCCGAGGAGGGCATCGACGGCCTGTCCATGCGCAAGCTGGCGAAACGGCTCGGCGTGGAGGCGATGTCGCTCTACAACCACGTCTCCAGCAAGAGCGACATCCTGGACGGCATCGCCGAGCGCGTACAGGCGAGCATCGAGCGGCCCGACCCGGCCAAGCCGTGGCCGGAGCGGATCCGCGAGACCGCGCGCAACATGTACCGCGCCATGAAGGCGCATCCGGTGGTGCCGCTGGCGCTCGTACGCGACGAGGCCAACCCCCTCTCGACGGCGTCGCTGCTGCCGCTGGACGATGCCGTCGCCGCACTTTTCGAAGCAGGCATGGACGAGGTGACGGCGCGTCAGTCGCTGTCGGCGATGAACAGCCTGGTCTTCGGTTCGCTGCTGCTGGCGACCGGCGGCTTCGAGCGCGAGTACAGCACGCAGGCCGAGGCCAACCAGCTCGAGCCATATCTGACCGGTCTCGACCACGCGAAGGTGCCGCATTTCAGCCGGCTGCTGCCGGCGATCAGCGCCGGCGACCCGGAAGAGGACTTCGAGGCGGGGCTCGACATGTTGATCGCCGGCATCGTGAAGGCGGCGGGTTCGGGACCGTCCAACGGAATGGGCAACGGCAGCGCCACTTCCGCCTGA
- a CDS encoding lysophospholipid acyltransferase family protein — MAELVYPPVIAFGRTVFRIWGLRFDLQGTDNVPTSGGAVMAINHVGYLDFTFAGLAALPSKRLVRFMAKESVFRHRVSGPLMRGMKHIPVDRDAGAASFRAALTALKAGEIVGVFPEATISQSFELKDFKSGTVRMARSAKVPILPTIVWGSQRIWTKGRKRDFGRNKFPLTVAVDEPIEVPKGVDPEDVNDELRRRMTALLHRVQEAYPDKPRDEDDRWWLPARLGGTAPTPEVAARLDEEEATERARKRAARLAD, encoded by the coding sequence ATGGCAGAGCTCGTCTATCCCCCGGTGATCGCGTTCGGGCGTACGGTCTTCCGCATCTGGGGCCTGCGTTTCGACCTCCAGGGCACCGACAACGTGCCGACCAGCGGAGGCGCGGTGATGGCGATCAACCACGTCGGCTACCTCGACTTCACCTTCGCCGGCCTGGCCGCTCTGCCGTCGAAACGGCTCGTCCGTTTCATGGCCAAGGAGTCGGTGTTCCGCCACCGCGTCTCCGGGCCGCTCATGCGCGGCATGAAACACATCCCGGTCGACCGCGACGCCGGCGCCGCCTCCTTCCGCGCCGCGTTGACCGCGTTGAAAGCCGGCGAGATCGTCGGCGTCTTCCCCGAGGCGACCATCTCGCAGTCCTTCGAGCTCAAGGACTTCAAGTCCGGCACCGTACGGATGGCGCGCTCGGCGAAGGTGCCGATCCTGCCGACGATCGTCTGGGGCTCGCAGCGGATCTGGACCAAGGGCCGCAAGCGCGACTTCGGCCGTAACAAGTTTCCGCTGACGGTCGCCGTCGACGAGCCGATCGAGGTGCCGAAAGGCGTCGATCCGGAGGACGTCAACGACGAGCTGCGCCGCCGGATGACCGCGTTGTTGCATCGCGTACAGGAGGCCTATCCCGACAAACCGCGCGATGAGGACGACCGCTGGTGGTTGCCGGCACGGCTCGGCGGCACGGCGCCGACGCCGGAGGTCGCCGCCAGGCTCGACGAGGAAGAGGCGACCGAACGAGCCCGTAAACGCGCCGCTCGGCTGGCTGATTAG
- a CDS encoding DUF4191 domain-containing protein, whose product MARDPEKPTFRERLTKFRERLVLIWQIFSMTRKRDKLLVPLMAAIFVAPIVVTVVVSLFIGYWGQTIPIGVALGALGAMIIFTRRATKAQYDSIAGQPGAALGVLQQMRGGWITSDTPVQFNASQDMIHRVLGKPGVILVGEGNPNRLKNMFSQEMKRVSRVTGNVEIYRVVVGTEEGQVPLDKLQRHFLKLPRNLTGKQVTALEKRMVAISGPNIPIPKGPMPKGARMPKGARSPRG is encoded by the coding sequence ATGGCAAGAGACCCGGAGAAGCCGACCTTCCGCGAACGCCTGACCAAGTTCCGCGAGCGGTTGGTGCTGATCTGGCAGATCTTCAGCATGACCCGCAAGCGCGACAAACTGCTCGTGCCGCTGATGGCGGCGATCTTCGTCGCGCCGATCGTCGTGACCGTCGTGGTCAGCCTGTTCATCGGCTACTGGGGTCAGACGATCCCGATCGGCGTCGCGCTCGGCGCGCTCGGCGCGATGATCATCTTCACTCGGCGCGCCACCAAGGCGCAGTACGACTCGATCGCCGGCCAGCCCGGCGCGGCGCTCGGCGTGCTGCAGCAGATGCGCGGCGGCTGGATCACCTCGGACACGCCGGTGCAGTTCAACGCCAGCCAGGACATGATCCACCGGGTGCTCGGCAAACCCGGCGTCATCCTGGTCGGCGAAGGCAACCCCAACCGGCTCAAGAACATGTTCAGCCAGGAGATGAAGCGGGTCTCGCGCGTCACCGGCAACGTGGAGATCTATCGCGTCGTCGTCGGCACCGAGGAAGGTCAGGTGCCGCTGGACAAGTTGCAGCGACATTTCCTGAAGCTGCCGCGCAACCTCACCGGGAAACAGGTGACCGCGCTGGAGAAGCGGATGGTGGCCATCTCCGGACCCAACATCCCGATCCCCAAGGGCCCGATGCCCAAGGGCGCGCGGATGCCCAAGGGCGCGCGCTCGCCGCGCGGCTGA
- a CDS encoding RDD family protein, whose amino-acid sequence MDSQRSDQMTEPHRGADLGLPAEGAGAVAGFGRRLAALAIDCLLSFFAALLFTRPQLPGVWSAVVLFAEYTLFVGFFGQTVGMRLLGIACVRLPDGGRLGLWRAAVRAALLQLFVPAVITDRNGRGWHDRAVESVMVRTK is encoded by the coding sequence GTGGACAGTCAGCGTAGCGATCAGATGACCGAGCCGCACCGCGGCGCTGACCTGGGTCTGCCGGCGGAGGGCGCCGGTGCGGTGGCCGGCTTCGGTCGTCGGCTGGCCGCGTTGGCGATCGACTGCCTGCTGTCGTTCTTCGCCGCGTTGCTGTTCACCCGGCCGCAGCTGCCCGGAGTGTGGTCGGCGGTCGTCCTGTTCGCGGAGTACACGCTGTTCGTCGGCTTCTTCGGCCAGACGGTCGGCATGCGGCTGCTCGGCATCGCCTGCGTACGGCTGCCCGACGGCGGCCGGCTGGGCCTGTGGCGTGCCGCCGTACGCGCGGCGCTGCTGCAGCTGTTCGTGCCGGCGGTCATCACCGACCGCAACGGCCGCGGCTGGCACGACCGCGCGGTCGAGTCGGTGATGGTGCGGACGAAATAG